From a single Candidatus Sulfotelmatobacter sp. genomic region:
- a CDS encoding amino acid permease, producing the protein MQGLGLTSATMLVMGSMIGSGIFIVSAEIGREVDSPGLLIGAWAVAGFMTIVAALSYGELAAMMPRAGGQYVYLREALGPLWGFLYGWTLFLVIQTGTIAAVGVAFGKFLGVFVPSISSTNWIWHIWKVPPIHLGPMVLGNMDVGINTQNLMAILLVIFLSIVNIFGVKTGAAIQNVFTAAKVSALLGLAVFGFLLGRNPQAVAANFGHFWRNAGLGAQHDIGAGIFVSTLTVLAVAQVGSLFSADAWNNVTFTAGEVKNPSRNLPLSLALGTGVVIALYIACNFIYLSALPLDGTPGAATILERGIKYAAEDRVGTAVMTQMFGAAGGLLMAAAIMISGFGCANGLILSGARVYYAMAKDGLFFRNVAKLHPTYKTPAVSLMVQMVWACLLCVSGSYGQLLDYIIFAVLVFYILTIVGLFVLRRTRPDASRPYRAFGYPVLPIVYIVMALFIDVVLLRYKPQFTWPGLIVVLLGIPVYYAWSRNARVGAAPTSS; encoded by the coding sequence GTGCAGGGGCTGGGCCTGACCAGCGCCACCATGCTGGTCATGGGGTCGATGATCGGGTCGGGCATCTTCATCGTGTCGGCTGAAATTGGCCGTGAAGTCGATTCACCGGGATTGCTGATCGGGGCGTGGGCTGTCGCCGGATTCATGACGATTGTGGCCGCGCTCAGCTATGGCGAGCTGGCGGCCATGATGCCGCGAGCCGGCGGCCAATACGTTTATCTGCGCGAGGCGCTGGGGCCGCTGTGGGGATTTCTCTACGGCTGGACTTTATTTCTGGTGATTCAGACCGGGACCATCGCCGCCGTCGGCGTGGCGTTTGGCAAATTTCTGGGCGTATTCGTTCCCTCGATTTCTTCTACCAACTGGATTTGGCATATCTGGAAAGTTCCGCCGATTCATCTGGGTCCAATGGTGCTGGGCAATATGGATGTCGGCATCAATACCCAGAATCTGATGGCAATTCTGCTCGTAATTTTTCTTTCGATCGTAAACATCTTTGGAGTGAAGACGGGTGCGGCGATTCAGAATGTTTTCACCGCCGCCAAAGTTTCGGCGCTGTTGGGGCTGGCCGTATTCGGTTTCTTGCTGGGACGCAATCCGCAAGCCGTGGCTGCGAATTTCGGCCATTTCTGGCGTAACGCAGGGCTGGGCGCGCAGCATGACATTGGCGCCGGTATTTTCGTGAGCACGCTGACGGTGCTGGCCGTTGCGCAGGTCGGTTCGCTGTTCTCGGCCGATGCCTGGAATAATGTGACGTTCACCGCCGGGGAAGTAAAGAATCCCAGCCGCAACCTGCCGCTATCGCTGGCTCTGGGCACTGGCGTTGTGATCGCACTCTACATCGCCTGCAACTTTATTTATCTGAGCGCTCTGCCGCTGGATGGAACGCCGGGGGCCGCGACGATTCTTGAGCGCGGCATTAAATACGCTGCCGAAGATCGCGTCGGCACGGCTGTTATGACCCAGATGTTCGGCGCGGCCGGCGGACTGCTGATGGCGGCGGCGATCATGATTTCCGGATTCGGCTGCGCGAACGGGCTCATTCTCTCCGGCGCGCGCGTGTATTACGCCATGGCGAAAGATGGCCTGTTCTTCCGCAACGTGGCGAAGCTGCATCCTACTTATAAGACGCCCGCGGTTTCGCTGATGGTACAGATGGTCTGGGCTTGCCTGCTCTGTGTTTCGGGCAGCTACGGGCAGCTTCTCGACTACATCATTTTCGCCGTGCTGGTCTTTTACATTCTGACGATTGTGGGGCTGTTCGTGTTGCGGCGCACGCGCCCGGACGCGTCCCGGCCTTACCGGGCATTCGGTTATCCGGTGCTGCCCATCGTTTATATTGTGATGGCTTTATTCATCGATGTCGTACTATTGCGCTACAAACCACAATTCACCTGGCCGGGGCTGATCGTGGTGCTGTTGGGGATTCCGGTGTACTATGCGTGGTCGCGCAATGCGCGTGTGGGAGCAGCCCCGACATCATCGTGA
- a CDS encoding amino acid permease: protein MPTVSETKEKRSMANLFARKDLPTLMKEAVEVEGEQSLRRALGPLNLLTLGIGAIIGAGIFVITGQAAAQFAGPALVISFVLAGIACAFAGLCYAEFASMIPIAGSAYTYSYATLGELVAWIIGWDLILEYAFGAATVAVGWSGHLRAFLHDIGWNLPPFPTSDFMLFGTPVHLKYDYVGFIVIMVITTILVIGIKESANFTTAVVIMKVAVVCMFIVLAAAFLFSHAWKPNYWHPFIPANTGEWGHFGWSGILRGAGVVFFAYIGFDAVSTAAQEAKNPKKDMPLGILGSLVICTVLYILVSGLLTHIVPYGQLNVPDPVVVGIRVTGQQWATFLVEIGALGGLATVMLVMLLGQSRVFYSMSRDGLLWPWAGKIHPKFRTPYLSSIVVGVFVAILATVIPLSVLDEMTSVGTLLAFVLVSAGVWVMRRTHPELNRPFRTPMVPLVPILSILFSGALIVFLSPATQIRLVVWLIIGLAIYFSYGRKHSKVQALQSASGPKA from the coding sequence ATGCCGACTGTCAGCGAAACCAAGGAGAAACGGAGCATGGCGAATCTGTTCGCGAGAAAAGACCTGCCCACTTTGATGAAAGAGGCGGTTGAAGTCGAAGGCGAACAAAGCCTTCGACGCGCCCTGGGGCCGTTGAATCTGCTAACACTCGGCATCGGCGCGATCATTGGGGCAGGTATTTTTGTGATTACCGGTCAGGCGGCCGCTCAGTTCGCCGGACCAGCGCTTGTGATTTCGTTTGTGCTGGCGGGGATTGCCTGCGCATTCGCGGGGCTCTGTTATGCCGAGTTTGCCTCGATGATTCCGATCGCGGGCAGCGCCTACACCTATTCCTACGCCACTCTGGGGGAACTCGTCGCCTGGATCATCGGCTGGGATCTGATCCTGGAATATGCCTTTGGGGCAGCCACAGTAGCGGTCGGTTGGAGCGGACATCTGCGGGCATTTCTGCACGATATCGGCTGGAACCTGCCTCCATTTCCTACTTCGGATTTCATGCTCTTCGGGACGCCTGTGCATCTGAAATATGACTATGTCGGCTTCATCGTCATCATGGTCATCACCACAATCCTGGTGATCGGGATCAAAGAGTCGGCGAACTTCACTACTGCCGTGGTAATTATGAAAGTAGCTGTGGTGTGCATGTTTATCGTTCTGGCCGCGGCATTCTTGTTCTCACATGCATGGAAGCCCAACTACTGGCATCCTTTTATTCCGGCCAATACCGGCGAGTGGGGACACTTCGGATGGTCGGGAATTTTACGCGGGGCAGGAGTCGTCTTCTTCGCATATATCGGGTTCGACGCTGTTTCTACCGCCGCACAGGAGGCTAAGAACCCGAAGAAGGATATGCCTCTGGGCATTTTGGGATCGCTGGTCATTTGTACTGTTCTCTACATTTTAGTTTCTGGCCTGCTGACTCATATCGTGCCTTACGGTCAACTCAATGTTCCGGACCCGGTTGTCGTCGGCATCCGCGTAACCGGGCAGCAATGGGCGACGTTTCTAGTTGAAATCGGCGCTCTTGGCGGCCTGGCCACCGTGATGCTGGTGATGTTGCTCGGGCAGTCGCGCGTGTTCTACTCCATGTCGCGTGACGGTTTGCTCTGGCCCTGGGCCGGCAAGATTCACCCTAAATTTCGGACGCCCTATCTGAGTTCCATCGTCGTGGGGGTTTTTGTTGCCATTCTGGCCACGGTGATTCCTCTTAGCGTGCTAGACGAGATGACCAGTGTGGGCACCCTGCTCGCCTTCGTGCTGGTCAGTGCCGGCGTGTGGGTGATGCGCAGGACGCATCCCGAACTCAACCGGCCCTTCCGAACTCCCATGGTGCCGCTGGTTCCGATTCTGTCCATTCTTTTCTCGGGGGCGCTGATCGTTTTTCTTTCTCCTGCCACGCAGATCAGGTTGGTGGTCTGGTTGATAATTGGGCTCGCAATTTACTTCAGCTACGGGCGCAAACACAGCAAGGTGCAGGCACTGCAATCAGCGTCCGGCCCAAAAGCATGA
- a CDS encoding NAD(P)H-hydrate dehydratase encodes MKIVTAAEMRAIDRATSERFGVPSLTLMENAGSAVAEHVLAGYAAAEKIVVFSGKGNNGGDGFVAARRLHEAGKAVQVILLADPAELRGDAAAMFARLPIPVVRVYSSDDLKSDRVRLSLPADLYLDAILGTGFKPPVSGLYADAIAILNASQGPVVAVDIPSGADADAMGPQQQGIIARADSVITFTAARPAHVFGGLTEGPTCVADIGSPEEAIVSGLALNVITARDFAPMIGPRPADSNKGLYGHVLVFGGSLGKAGSVAMAGMSALRAGAGLATVATAESVLATVAGFHPELMTEPLAETRAGTISAAAAARLDELAKGMSVLAIGPGISRHIETSELVRSLVRSSQVPIVLDADGLNAFENLADELNGKGRLLVITPHPGEMARLAGCTTAKVQKDRLGVARKFAREHELIVVLKGNRTLVVEPSGEAWVNTTGNPGMSTGGTGDILTGMVAAMIAQAGIGQAKIAQNPKYAMLAVCAAVHLHGLAGDVMRESVGEHSMVATDLLHGLPEAFRRAQRTAQEKFACWEG; translated from the coding sequence ATGAAAATCGTCACTGCGGCAGAAATGCGTGCCATCGACCGCGCTACCAGCGAGCGCTTCGGCGTGCCCTCGCTCACGCTGATGGAGAATGCGGGATCGGCGGTAGCGGAGCATGTGCTGGCGGGTTACGCCGCCGCAGAGAAAATTGTTGTCTTTTCCGGCAAGGGCAACAACGGCGGCGACGGATTCGTGGCGGCGCGGCGGTTGCATGAAGCGGGGAAGGCGGTGCAAGTCATTCTGCTGGCCGATCCCGCAGAGTTGCGAGGCGATGCCGCGGCGATGTTCGCCAGGCTGCCGATTCCAGTGGTCCGCGTCTACTCCAGCGATGATCTGAAGAGCGACCGCGTGCGGCTCTCTCTTCCCGCTGACTTATACCTGGACGCGATCCTCGGGACTGGGTTCAAGCCGCCGGTCAGTGGACTCTATGCCGATGCCATTGCGATTCTGAATGCGAGTCAGGGGCCAGTGGTTGCGGTCGATATTCCTTCCGGCGCCGATGCGGATGCGATGGGTCCACAGCAGCAGGGAATCATCGCGCGGGCGGATTCAGTTATCACCTTCACCGCAGCACGTCCGGCGCATGTTTTTGGCGGGCTGACCGAGGGGCCGACCTGCGTGGCGGACATCGGATCGCCTGAAGAAGCGATCGTTTCGGGGCTGGCACTCAATGTGATTACAGCCCGTGATTTCGCGCCAATGATTGGGCCGCGTCCGGCGGATTCGAACAAAGGTCTCTATGGGCACGTGCTGGTATTCGGCGGATCGCTTGGGAAGGCAGGGTCGGTGGCCATGGCCGGTATGTCGGCGCTGCGCGCCGGAGCTGGGTTGGCGACGGTTGCGACTGCGGAGTCGGTGCTAGCCACGGTCGCTGGATTTCATCCGGAACTGATGACCGAGCCTCTGGCGGAAACGCGCGCAGGAACGATTTCGGCAGCGGCTGCGGCGCGACTGGATGAACTTGCTAAGGGCATGAGCGTTTTGGCAATAGGGCCGGGCATTTCGCGACACATCGAGACTTCTGAGTTGGTTCGTAGTTTGGTGAGATCGAGCCAGGTTCCCATCGTTCTGGATGCGGACGGATTGAACGCATTTGAAAACCTCGCCGATGAATTGAACGGCAAAGGACGGCTGCTAGTGATTACTCCGCATCCGGGGGAAATGGCGCGGCTGGCGGGATGCACCACCGCTAAGGTGCAGAAAGACCGTCTGGGCGTGGCGCGAAAGTTTGCCCGTGAACACGAACTAATCGTCGTGCTCAAGGGTAATCGAACGCTAGTGGTTGAGCCCAGCGGCGAGGCTTGGGTGAACACGACTGGCAATCCGGGAATGTCGACCGGCGGCACGGGCGACATTCTTACCGGGATGGTTGCGGCCATGATCGCGCAAGCTGGAATTGGCCAAGCAAAGATCGCACAGAACCCAAAGTACGCGATGCTCGCGGTATGTGCGGCCGTGCATTTGCACGGGCTGGCGGGCGACGTGATGCGTGAGAGTGTAGGAGAGCATTCCATGGTCGCGACGGATTTATTGCATGGACTGCCCGAGGCGTTCCGGCGCGCGCAGCGAACGGCGCAAGAGAAGTTTGCGTGCTGGGAGGGCTGA
- a CDS encoding Gfo/Idh/MocA family oxidoreductase, translating to MIRIIMSGVSALASLSILFAATLAGGQGAPAYSPLRVGIVGLVHGHVHGFLGQSLHSPEIEIVGVAEPNASLLSQAATRYGFDHSILFTDLEEMLQKTHPQAVLAYTNTYDHRRVVEICARHGVHVLMEKPLAVSLDDALAIEKAAHAGKVHVLVNYETSWYRSNHAAYDLVHEGALGDVRKVVIHDGHNGPKEIGVEPEFLAWLTDPQLNGGGALFDFGCYGADLMTWLMDGQRPQTVTAVTQQIKPEIYSRVDDEATIVLTYPKAQAIVQASWNWPFGRKDMEVYGQTGYVITVEGNDIRVRRSGDRQEEQLVAKPVPAPYGNSLSYFRAVVLDGAKEDGLSSLSTNVTVTEILEAARLSSATGKAVRLPERMLYSGPPRFSVAP from the coding sequence ATGATTAGGATCATCATGAGTGGTGTGAGCGCTCTAGCGTCGTTGTCGATATTATTCGCCGCCACTCTCGCTGGCGGTCAAGGGGCGCCCGCGTATTCTCCGCTGCGAGTCGGCATCGTCGGCCTGGTGCACGGGCACGTCCACGGATTTCTCGGCCAGTCGTTGCACAGTCCGGAGATTGAAATCGTCGGCGTCGCCGAACCAAACGCCAGCCTTCTATCGCAAGCCGCGACCCGCTACGGCTTCGATCACTCCATTCTCTTCACCGACCTGGAAGAGATGTTGCAGAAAACCCATCCGCAGGCCGTACTCGCCTACACCAATACCTACGATCATCGCCGTGTGGTCGAAATCTGCGCCCGGCACGGCGTTCACGTGCTCATGGAAAAACCGCTCGCGGTTAGTCTCGACGACGCGCTGGCCATCGAGAAAGCGGCTCACGCCGGCAAAGTTCACGTGCTGGTTAACTACGAAACTTCCTGGTACCGCAGCAATCACGCCGCATACGATCTTGTGCATGAAGGCGCTCTCGGCGATGTCCGCAAGGTGGTGATTCACGATGGCCACAACGGCCCGAAAGAAATCGGCGTTGAGCCCGAATTTCTCGCCTGGCTTACCGATCCCCAACTCAACGGCGGCGGCGCACTGTTCGACTTCGGATGCTACGGCGCCGATCTGATGACCTGGCTCATGGACGGCCAGCGCCCGCAAACCGTCACTGCCGTCACGCAACAGATCAAACCGGAAATTTATTCTCGCGTGGATGACGAAGCGACGATCGTTTTGACTTACCCGAAAGCGCAAGCCATCGTGCAAGCCTCATGGAACTGGCCCTTCGGCCGCAAAGACATGGAAGTGTATGGCCAAACCGGATACGTGATCACGGTGGAAGGCAACGACATCCGCGTGCGGCGTAGCGGGGATAGACAGGAAGAACAACTCGTCGCCAAACCCGTGCCCGCTCCCTATGGCAATTCGCTCTCATATTTTCGCGCTGTAGTTCTTGATGGAGCGAAGGAAGACGGGCTGTCGTCGCTGTCTACGAATGTGACGGTTACGGAAATCCTCGAAGCCGCCCGCCTTTCGTCAGCGACGGGAAAAGCAGTGCGACTGCCGGAGCGTATGTTGTACAGCGGTCCGCCACGCTTTTCGGTCGCTCCTTAA
- the tsaE gene encoding tRNA (adenosine(37)-N6)-threonylcarbamoyltransferase complex ATPase subunit type 1 TsaE, which produces MGRAAPGCPASATRPIPLAYTGGVPGQAKVKDTLREIITHSPEETIAFGRTLADLLAPPKMVLLRGNLGAGKTTLVKGIAAAFEAAAEEDVTSPTFTLVHEYRGPQANLYHIDLYRIDTPRELETLGLDDMLAENSILLIEWGEKFPRLRWDLEIELEREGESGRRIRIGG; this is translated from the coding sequence GTGGGGAGAGCCGCCCCCGGCTGTCCGGCAAGTGCAACTCGCCCGATCCCGCTCGCCTATACTGGAGGTGTGCCGGGCCAGGCGAAAGTAAAAGACACACTCCGCGAAATAATCACGCACTCACCCGAAGAGACCATCGCCTTCGGCCGCACGCTAGCCGATCTGCTCGCGCCCCCGAAGATGGTGCTCCTGCGCGGCAATCTCGGCGCGGGCAAGACCACGCTGGTCAAAGGAATCGCGGCCGCGTTCGAGGCCGCCGCGGAGGAAGACGTCACCAGTCCTACATTCACGCTGGTGCACGAGTATCGCGGCCCGCAAGCCAATCTCTATCACATCGATCTCTACCGAATCGACACGCCGCGTGAACTCGAAACGCTCGGTCTGGATGATATGCTTGCGGAGAACAGCATTCTGCTCATCGAGTGGGGAGAGAAATTTCCGCGGCTGCGTTGGGATCTGGAGATTGAGTTGGAGCGGGAGGGCGAGAGCGGGAGACGGATCAGAATCGGCGGTTAG
- a CDS encoding S9 family peptidase has translation MKKPNIVSFPLFACAALLLSAAPFTNGQSLSHAASVFDSMPHAKRVDQVAISPDGAQVAYIVDGELSVIPVSAGTARLITVGDKLALRDVSWSRDSRQIAFLADLTGEIPAAQLFTISLDGSTPVKRVEIKGYAATPTFSPDGSRLALLVTDGLPRVAGPLQPMIPLAGVIGDKIYEQRLATVDLASNTITSITPADVYIYEYDWTPDSQGWVATAAHGAGDANWYVAKLYRINSQSGEMHEIYAPKWQIAEPHISPDGKSVAFIEGLMSDESVTGGEVYVVPAAGGMARNLTPGIKSSPSSLAWTGPEEITFAQSVDGKSGFSTIKVSTGAVKPVWAGEEYVGTTPTPSGSFSREGSVSAVVRQSASMPPEVWAGQIGNWKQVTTINDGVKPVWGEMRNVHWTNGATKLEGWLMLPKDFMPGKKYPLVVNVHGGPSGACGSYWDTRIMGFESAMGYFALCPNPRGSYGQGEAFTRGNIKDFGGGDFRDIMAGVDAIARQYPIDTRRLGIRGHSYGGYMTMWAETQTQLFAAAVAGAGLSDWLSYYGLNDIDEWMIPFFGASVYDDPAVYAKSDPMHFIKAVKTPTLILVGDRDGEVPMEQSVEWWHALKTMKVPTQLVVYANEGHMFIKPADARDYTVRTLECSRNGSGKSRRNNDALI, from the coding sequence ATGAAGAAACCCAACATCGTTTCATTCCCGCTCTTCGCGTGTGCAGCTTTGCTGCTGTCCGCTGCGCCCTTCACAAACGGACAGTCCTTATCGCACGCCGCCTCCGTATTCGATTCCATGCCGCACGCGAAGCGAGTCGATCAAGTCGCGATCTCTCCTGACGGAGCTCAGGTCGCCTACATCGTCGACGGAGAACTATCGGTGATTCCCGTGAGCGCGGGCACCGCACGTCTGATCACGGTTGGGGACAAGCTCGCGCTGCGCGACGTGTCGTGGTCGCGGGATTCCAGACAGATCGCGTTCCTCGCTGATCTGACTGGCGAAATTCCTGCCGCTCAGCTTTTCACTATCTCACTGGACGGAAGTACCCCGGTGAAACGGGTTGAAATTAAAGGCTACGCTGCGACCCCGACTTTTTCTCCGGACGGCTCCAGGCTCGCGCTGCTCGTCACCGACGGCTTGCCGCGAGTTGCCGGCCCACTGCAACCGATGATCCCGTTGGCAGGCGTAATCGGCGACAAAATTTACGAACAGCGCCTTGCGACGGTTGACCTCGCGAGCAACACGATCACTTCAATCACGCCCGCCGACGTCTACATTTACGAATACGACTGGACGCCCGACAGTCAGGGCTGGGTTGCGACCGCCGCGCACGGAGCGGGCGATGCCAATTGGTACGTCGCGAAACTCTATCGCATCAACTCGCAGTCCGGAGAAATGCACGAGATCTATGCGCCCAAGTGGCAGATCGCCGAGCCTCACATTTCGCCAGACGGCAAATCAGTTGCCTTCATTGAAGGCCTCATGAGCGATGAGAGCGTTACCGGCGGCGAAGTTTACGTGGTCCCGGCAGCGGGCGGTATGGCGCGCAACCTGACTCCAGGGATTAAGAGTTCTCCTTCTTCGCTGGCCTGGACCGGTCCCGAGGAAATTACATTCGCTCAAAGCGTGGATGGCAAGTCTGGATTTTCCACCATTAAAGTCTCGACCGGCGCCGTGAAGCCAGTATGGGCAGGCGAAGAGTATGTGGGTACGACGCCGACTCCCAGCGGTTCGTTTTCTCGCGAAGGCTCGGTGTCGGCCGTGGTCCGCCAGTCAGCCAGTATGCCGCCTGAAGTTTGGGCTGGCCAGATCGGCAACTGGAAGCAGGTAACCACGATTAACGACGGCGTGAAACCCGTGTGGGGCGAGATGCGCAATGTCCATTGGACCAACGGCGCGACCAAGCTCGAAGGTTGGTTGATGCTACCGAAAGACTTCATGCCCGGCAAAAAATATCCGCTCGTAGTGAACGTTCATGGCGGGCCGTCCGGGGCCTGCGGCTCGTATTGGGATACGAGAATAATGGGCTTCGAATCGGCGATGGGTTACTTCGCATTGTGCCCCAATCCGCGGGGCAGTTACGGGCAGGGCGAAGCCTTCACGCGCGGCAACATTAAAGATTTTGGCGGCGGCGATTTTCGCGACATCATGGCCGGCGTGGACGCGATCGCGAGACAATATCCCATCGACACGCGCCGCCTTGGCATTCGCGGACACAGCTACGGTGGATACATGACCATGTGGGCCGAGACCCAAACCCAACTCTTCGCCGCCGCCGTCGCGGGCGCGGGCCTGTCCGATTGGCTTAGCTATTATGGGCTAAACGACATCGATGAATGGATGATTCCATTCTTCGGTGCTTCGGTTTATGACGATCCCGCCGTGTACGCCAAGAGCGATCCGATGCACTTCATCAAAGCTGTGAAGACGCCGACCCTCATATTGGTCGGCGACCGCGATGGCGAAGTTCCCATGGAACAATCGGTGGAGTGGTGGCACGCGCTCAAGACTATGAAGGTGCCGACTCAACTCGTCGTCTACGCCAACGAAGGACACATGTTCATAAAGCCCGCCGACGCCCGCGACTACACCGTCCGGACGCTGGAGTGTTCGAGGAATGGTTCGGGAAAGTCCCGGCGAAATAACGACGCATTGATTTAA
- a CDS encoding enoyl-ACP reductase encodes MSSDLQGRNAVVFGVANKRSIAWSIAQGLHAAGMKLAITYQNERMELEAKDLILSLPGAEAYKCDVSKDEEIERLFATLKERQGKLHTLVHSVAYAPADELKGDFINTTREGFRVALDVSVYSLIAVARAAAPLMEDGGSILTMTYYASEKVVPRYNVMAVAKAGLECSVRYLAYELGKKKIRVNAISAGPIKTLAARGIAGFGDMHKGHAERAPLGRNVEVSEVGSTGVFLASDASSGITGEVIYVDCGYNIMGF; translated from the coding sequence ATGTCCTCTGATCTTCAGGGCCGCAACGCCGTTGTTTTCGGAGTCGCCAACAAGCGCTCCATCGCGTGGTCCATCGCCCAGGGATTGCACGCCGCCGGTATGAAGCTGGCCATCACCTATCAGAACGAGCGCATGGAATTAGAGGCCAAAGACTTGATCCTGTCGCTGCCCGGAGCCGAGGCCTACAAGTGCGATGTCTCGAAAGATGAAGAAATCGAACGCCTCTTCGCCACGTTAAAAGAACGCCAGGGCAAGCTGCACACGCTGGTGCACTCCGTCGCCTACGCTCCCGCTGACGAATTGAAGGGAGACTTCATCAATACTACGCGCGAGGGCTTTCGCGTCGCGCTCGATGTGAGCGTATATTCGCTGATCGCCGTGGCCCGCGCCGCCGCGCCGCTGATGGAAGACGGCGGCTCGATCCTGACCATGACTTATTACGCCTCCGAAAAAGTTGTCCCGCGTTATAACGTGATGGCCGTCGCCAAGGCCGGTCTCGAATGCTCGGTGCGTTACCTGGCCTACGAACTGGGAAAAAAGAAAATCCGCGTGAACGCCATTTCCGCCGGCCCCATCAAAACGCTCGCCGCCCGCGGCATCGCCGGTTTCGGCGACATGCACAAAGGCCACGCCGAGCGCGCCCCCCTGGGCCGCAACGTAGAAGTGAGTGAAGTGGGATCGACAGGAGTCTTTCTCGCTTCCGACGCAAGCTCAGGCATTACCGGCGAAGTGATCTATGTAGACTGCGGCTATAACATCATGGGCTTCTGA
- a CDS encoding MFS transporter translates to MRGILGQRPLRFVFAANLVSMLGSGMNSSAVAWYILQATHSETALGTLVVLQTIPAMLMLPFTGVIIDREDRRRLVMWLDAVRGVIILAVAILAFRHRVEVWQLYLMNMLVSAGFWMFWPTITALIQELTPEGEFVGSNTILMAGVQSGWLIAGAIVGFMYNHVGLGGVLLIDVSTYVVSFLCYLAVRKGRHVLLHPQELRADIIAAESQVARFWHDLREGLHFLRDHPAAIALGISWALFLGAMMNGGIVTPSLSERIFHAGPVGYGWLSAGWGTGAFISVFYTPQAIAQLGGRRTVAFSMALLAVGMVCAPVSRFLFLAIAAYFVMGSARGTGGVAMNTSLMEMVPKHLMGRVQNTYYFAGTILQIFLAVCVGSVAHNISLVAGFAILACVYALSFVAASWPVGATVPEEVAQ, encoded by the coding sequence ATGCGTGGCATTCTCGGCCAGCGTCCGTTGCGTTTCGTCTTTGCCGCCAACCTGGTCTCCATGTTGGGCAGCGGGATGAACTCGTCCGCGGTGGCCTGGTACATTTTGCAGGCCACGCATTCCGAAACCGCCCTGGGAACGCTGGTCGTCCTGCAAACCATTCCCGCCATGCTGATGCTTCCCTTCACCGGCGTGATTATCGATCGCGAAGACCGCCGGCGCCTCGTCATGTGGCTCGACGCCGTGCGGGGCGTGATCATTCTGGCCGTAGCCATCCTCGCCTTCCGGCATCGCGTGGAAGTCTGGCAACTTTACTTAATGAACATGCTGGTGTCGGCCGGCTTCTGGATGTTCTGGCCCACCATTACCGCGCTCATTCAGGAACTCACTCCGGAAGGCGAGTTCGTTGGTTCAAACACCATCCTGATGGCCGGAGTGCAGAGCGGGTGGCTCATCGCCGGCGCTATCGTCGGCTTCATGTACAACCACGTTGGCCTCGGCGGAGTACTGCTGATTGACGTTTCTACTTATGTCGTCTCCTTCCTCTGCTACCTCGCGGTGCGCAAAGGGCGCCACGTTTTGCTGCATCCGCAAGAGTTGCGCGCCGACATCATCGCGGCGGAAAGCCAAGTGGCACGCTTCTGGCATGACCTGCGCGAAGGTCTGCACTTCCTGCGAGATCATCCCGCAGCCATCGCGCTGGGAATCAGCTGGGCCTTGTTCCTCGGCGCCATGATGAATGGAGGCATTGTGACCCCGTCTCTGAGCGAGCGCATCTTTCACGCCGGGCCTGTGGGATACGGCTGGCTCAGCGCCGGCTGGGGCACGGGAGCGTTCATCAGCGTGTTTTATACGCCGCAGGCCATTGCCCAACTCGGCGGCCGCCGAACCGTTGCGTTCTCGATGGCGTTGCTCGCCGTAGGGATGGTATGCGCTCCCGTCTCCCGTTTTTTGTTTTTGGCGATCGCCGCCTATTTTGTGATGGGCTCGGCACGCGGTACCGGCGGCGTCGCCATGAACACCAGCCTGATGGAGATGGTCCCGAAGCATCTGATGGGCCGGGTGCAGAACACTTATTACTTTGCTGGAACCATCCTGCAGATCTTCCTCGCCGTCTGCGTCGGCAGCGTCGCCCACAACATTAGCCTCGTAGCTGGGTTCGCCATACTGGCCTGCGTGTACGCGCTGTCGTTCGTAGCCGCAAGTTGGCCGGTGGGAGCGACTGTTCCCGAAGAGGTGGCACAATGA